AAGGCAAGACCAGGATGAATATGCAATTGAATCCTACAAACGATCCGCTGCTGCATGGAAAGAAGGAAAATTCAAGGATGAAATTGTTCCTGTTGAAATTCCACAAAAAAAGGGTGAACCCATTATTTTTGAAGAAGATGAAGAATATAAAAATGTTAAATTCGAAAAAATTCCAGAATTAAAACCTGTATTTGTAAAAGATGGAACTGTAACGGCAGCTAATGCATCAACAATTAATGATGGCGCTGCAGCATTGGTTTTAATGAGCAAAGAAAGAGCTGAAGAATTAGGAATTAAACCTTTAGCTGTAATCAGAGGATTTGCTGATGCAGCACAAGCTCCCGAATGGTTTACAACTGCCCCGGCAAAGGCGCTTCCTATAGCAGTAAAAAAAGCAGGTATCAATATGAATGATATCAGTTATTTTGAGCTTAATGAAGCATTTTCGGTGGTAGGGCTTGTAAATGTAAAAGAGCTTAATTTGGATAAATCAAAAGTAAATGTGAATGGAGGAGCTGTTTCATTGGGACATCCACTTGGATGCTCTGGTGCAAGGATAATTGTTACTTTGATAAATGTATTGAAACAAAATAACGGAAAATATGGCGCAGCCGGAATATGCAATGGCGGTGGAGGAGCAAGTGCTATGGTTATTGAAAGATTATAATTTTCAGTGCTTTTCTGTTAACACTTCAATTAATATTTCAAAAAAATGAAATTCGGAATTTGCAATTTGGGTATTGTCCCTTGCCGGGCAGAACCATCTGATAAAAGTGAGATGGTTACCCAATTGCTTTTCGGTGAACATTTCCAAGTGATTTCTGAACATAAAAGCTGGTCGGAAATATCAATTGCTTTTGACAATTACAAGGCATGGATTGATAACAAACAGTTTCTGCCCATTTCAGAGGATACTTACAATGAATTGAATGAAATACCTCCTGCTCTTACCTTTGACCTTGTTCAGGTTGTGTTAAATACTCAAAGCGGTGCAATTACGCCTGTTGTAATTGGAAGCTCATTACCCTTGTTCAATGGTGAATCCTGTAACCTTCAGGGTTATGAGTATGCCTACGAAGGACAGCACATTCGCCCTTCACAATTAACAGGAAGGCTGAAATTAATTGAAATAGCCTATACCTACCTGAATTCCCCATATCTATGGGGCGGACGCACTCCTTTTGGAATTGACTGTTCCGGCTTCACTCAGATTTGTTATAAATTAAGCGGTTTTTCAATTCCACGTGATGCTTTTCAACAGGCAGAAATGGGTGAAACCTTAAGCTTTGTTGAAGAATCTCAGCAAGGAGATCTGGCATTTTTTGATAATGCTGATGGTAAAATAGTTCATGTTGGT
This Bacteroidota bacterium DNA region includes the following protein-coding sequences:
- a CDS encoding C40 family peptidase, which encodes MKFGICNLGIVPCRAEPSDKSEMVTQLLFGEHFQVISEHKSWSEISIAFDNYKAWIDNKQFLPISEDTYNELNEIPPALTFDLVQVVLNTQSGAITPVVIGSSLPLFNGESCNLQGYEYAYEGQHIRPSQLTGRLKLIEIAYTYLNSPYLWGGRTPFGIDCSGFTQICYKLSGFSIPRDAFQQAEMGETLSFVEESQQGDLAFFDNADGKIVHVGIVLNNNQIIHASGRVRIDKFDHYGIYNTESGSYSHNLRLLKRLIE
- a CDS encoding acetyl-CoA C-acyltransferase; protein product: MKEVYIVSAVRTPLGSFGGSLAGVSATKLGAAAIKGALEKAGLDAKEVDEVFMGNVLQANLGQAPARQAAIFAGLGNNVPCTTINKVCASGMKAIMLGAQSIMTCDNKVVIAGGMENMSQVPYYLDNARTGYRLGNGSVIDGLVKDGLTDVYNNYHMGNAAELCAKECNISRQDQDEYAIESYKRSAAAWKEGKFKDEIVPVEIPQKKGEPIIFEEDEEYKNVKFEKIPELKPVFVKDGTVTAANASTINDGAAALVLMSKERAEELGIKPLAVIRGFADAAQAPEWFTTAPAKALPIAVKKAGINMNDISYFELNEAFSVVGLVNVKELNLDKSKVNVNGGAVSLGHPLGCSGARIIVTLINVLKQNNGKYGAAGICNGGGGASAMVIERL